In the genome of Methylophaga nitratireducenticrescens, one region contains:
- the lipA gene encoding lipoyl synthase, with amino-acid sequence MNETVDPVKRDVKALKGASKVARIPIKIMPSEPKRKPEWIRAKAQGTPEVQRIKQMLRDHDLHTVCEEASCPNLGECFAHGTATFLIMGNICTRRCPFCDVAHGRPDALDENEPNHLAKTIAAMQLKHVVVTSVDRDDLRDGGAAHFSRCISEIRQQSPQTHIEVLVPDFRGRMDVALEILADNPPDIFNHNLESIPRLYKAVRPGSDYQWSLELIQRFQQMHPEVPTKSGLMLGLGETIDEVKQVMQDLRDHGCRMLTLGQYLQPSRHHLAVERFVTPAEFDELAVAGKEMGFEHVASGPMVRSSYHADLQAQGEKVS; translated from the coding sequence ATGAATGAAACGGTTGACCCGGTAAAACGTGATGTAAAAGCACTGAAAGGTGCATCAAAAGTCGCGCGTATTCCTATAAAAATCATGCCCAGTGAGCCTAAACGCAAACCAGAATGGATCCGTGCCAAAGCACAGGGTACACCTGAAGTGCAGCGTATAAAACAAATGCTTAGGGATCATGATTTGCACACCGTGTGTGAAGAAGCTTCCTGCCCTAATCTGGGGGAATGTTTTGCCCATGGTACGGCGACATTTCTGATCATGGGCAATATCTGTACAAGACGTTGCCCTTTCTGTGATGTGGCCCATGGTCGGCCTGATGCGCTGGATGAAAATGAACCGAATCATCTGGCAAAAACCATTGCCGCCATGCAGCTCAAACATGTGGTAGTGACTTCGGTAGATCGTGATGATTTACGTGATGGTGGCGCAGCGCATTTCAGTCGCTGCATCAGTGAAATCCGTCAGCAATCTCCGCAAACCCATATTGAAGTGCTGGTGCCTGATTTTCGCGGTCGTATGGATGTGGCATTAGAAATACTGGCGGATAATCCACCGGATATTTTTAATCACAATCTGGAGAGTATCCCTAGACTTTATAAAGCCGTTCGTCCTGGCTCGGATTATCAATGGTCATTGGAGCTGATTCAGCGCTTTCAGCAAATGCATCCTGAAGTGCCCACTAAATCGGGCCTGATGTTGGGACTTGGGGAAACGATTGATGAGGTTAAACAAGTGATGCAGGATTTACGCGATCATGGTTGTCGTATGCTGACGCTGGGCCAGTATCTGCAACCTAGCAGGCATCATCTGGCTGTTGAGCGTTTTGTCACTCCTGCCGAATTCGACGAGCTGGCAGTAGCAGGTAAGGAAATGGGCTTTGAACACGTTGCCAGCGGACCAATGGTGCGATCCTCTTATCATGCGGATCTGCAGGCTCAGGGTGAAAAAGTCTCCTGA
- the lipB gene encoding lipoyl(octanoyl) transferase LipB: MKIQDLGLRDYQPTLVAMQQFTLQRDNHTEDELWLLEHYPVYTQGLNGQDSHLLRQNTIPMVRTDRGGQITYHGPGQLIVYPLIDLRRHGMGVRNMISCLENTVITMLAEHNIDAYARKDAPGVYCGEAKIASLGLRVKRGACYHGLSLNIDMDLQPFADINPCGYAGMRMTDMKTLGVNKDMASVKQQFVSVFISQMQQGS; the protein is encoded by the coding sequence ATGAAGATACAGGATCTCGGCCTGCGGGATTATCAACCCACATTAGTCGCCATGCAGCAGTTCACGCTGCAACGTGATAATCACACCGAAGATGAACTGTGGTTATTAGAACATTATCCTGTTTACACTCAAGGGCTTAATGGTCAGGACAGTCATCTGCTGAGACAAAATACAATTCCGATGGTACGAACGGATCGTGGGGGGCAAATAACCTACCATGGTCCGGGACAGTTAATTGTTTATCCATTGATTGATTTACGTCGTCACGGTATGGGGGTACGCAATATGATCAGTTGTCTGGAAAACACTGTTATTACCATGCTGGCCGAACACAATATTGATGCCTATGCCCGTAAAGATGCACCCGGAGTGTACTGTGGCGAAGCGAAAATTGCTTCACTGGGATTACGGGTCAAACGCGGCGCCTGTTATCATGGTCTGAGTTTGAATATCGATATGGACTTGCAGCCTTTTGCCGATATCAACCCCTGCGGGTATGCCGGAATGCGAATGACCGATATGAAAACCCTGGGAGTAAACAAAGATATGGCCTCAGTAAAACAACAATTTGTGTCTGTTTTTATCTCACAGATGCAACAAGGTAGCTAA
- a CDS encoding HP0495 family protein yields the protein MSESNGEETLLEFPCEYPVKAMGETHPQLDNIVVEIIRKHAGAISEGAVTSKQSSGGKYTSITVVIEATSKKQLDAIYQELSGHQAVKYVL from the coding sequence ATGAGTGAATCTAACGGAGAAGAAACGTTACTGGAATTTCCCTGTGAATATCCGGTAAAGGCAATGGGAGAAACCCACCCGCAGTTGGATAATATTGTGGTGGAAATCATCCGCAAACATGCTGGTGCTATCTCTGAGGGAGCCGTTACCAGTAAACAGAGTTCGGGGGGAAAATATACTTCCATCACTGTGGTCATTGAGGCGACCAGTAAAAAACAACTGGACGCCATCTATCAGGAACTCAGCGGTCATCAAGCCGTTAAATACGTGCTCTGA
- the dat gene encoding D-amino-acid transaminase, translating into MAIVYLNGEFIPADKAKVSVYDRGYLLGDGVYEVIPVYAGNAFLLDRHLQRLQNSLDGVRIENPFSDAQWTDIINDLIARNNAGDQSLYLQVTRGVAPRDHIFPIGVAPSVFMMSNPLHPVAESWKTDGIKAITTADIRWMRCDIKATTLLANSLMKQLAQDAGAQEALLLRDNYLTEGSASNAYVVIDGVIFTAPKDEKVLPGITRDLIIELAAQNDMPLHERAVSESAMRNANEIWISSSTKEVVPVTLLDGEIVGTGKPGQVWQQMNVLFQRYKQEVS; encoded by the coding sequence GTGGCAATAGTTTATCTTAACGGCGAATTTATCCCAGCTGACAAAGCTAAGGTGTCTGTGTATGACCGCGGATATTTATTAGGTGATGGCGTTTATGAAGTGATTCCGGTTTATGCCGGAAACGCTTTTTTACTCGATAGGCATTTACAGCGATTGCAGAACAGTCTGGATGGTGTACGGATCGAAAACCCGTTCTCAGATGCGCAATGGACCGACATTATTAATGACTTGATTGCTCGGAATAATGCGGGTGATCAATCATTGTATTTGCAGGTCACCCGGGGGGTCGCACCAAGAGACCATATCTTCCCGATTGGTGTGGCACCCAGTGTGTTTATGATGAGTAATCCGCTGCATCCGGTTGCCGAGAGCTGGAAAACGGATGGTATCAAAGCCATTACCACAGCCGATATTCGCTGGATGCGTTGCGATATTAAAGCTACTACCTTACTGGCGAACAGCCTGATGAAGCAGCTGGCACAGGATGCTGGTGCACAGGAAGCGTTATTGCTTCGCGACAATTACCTGACCGAAGGCTCAGCCAGTAATGCATATGTGGTCATTGACGGCGTCATTTTTACTGCGCCAAAAGATGAAAAAGTACTGCCTGGCATTACCCGGGATTTGATTATCGAGTTGGCAGCACAAAACGATATGCCGTTACATGAAAGAGCCGTCAGTGAGTCAGCGATGCGAAACGCAAATGAAATCTGGATCAGCAGTTCAACCAAAGAAGTGGTTCCCGTTACCTTGTTGGATGGTGAAATCGTCGGTACCGGTAAGCCCGGACAAGTATGGCAACAAATGAACGTCTTGTTTCAGCGCTATAAACAAGAGGTAAGCTGA
- a CDS encoding D-alanyl-D-alanine carboxypeptidase family protein, translated as MIKIFKMSLAGLLFSVATISSAGMITPNPTAPSIAGTAHILQDYDSGHILMSENADERLPPASITKLMTSYVVSQEIHDGNIKLDDEVLISEKAWRMIGSRSFIEVNTKVTVEALLRGMIVQSGNDAAVALAEHVAGSEEVFAQMMNQYAQKLGMVNTNYQNATGLPGPEHYTTAHDIAILSAALIRDFPEHYKWYAEKEYTYNDITQHNRNKLLWRDNTVDGLKTGHTEEAGYCLSASAKRDGMRLIAVVLGTASENARAQEIQKMFNFGFRFFETHQLYAADEAITQTKVWKGQTDQLNLGLAQPLSITVPRGRYKDLQASTNIQQPVVAPVAKGTELGEVEIRLGDEVVATRMLVAVDEVEKGSWWRRILDSLLMIIWG; from the coding sequence ATGATTAAAATTTTCAAAATGAGCCTGGCAGGGTTATTGTTCAGTGTCGCCACTATCAGTTCAGCGGGAATGATCACGCCGAATCCCACAGCACCTTCAATTGCGGGGACTGCACATATTTTGCAGGATTACGATAGCGGGCATATTTTAATGTCCGAAAATGCCGACGAGCGATTGCCACCGGCCAGTATTACCAAGTTAATGACTTCTTATGTTGTTTCGCAGGAAATCCATGATGGCAATATTAAACTTGATGATGAAGTCTTAATCAGTGAAAAAGCCTGGCGTATGATTGGTTCACGCAGTTTTATCGAGGTGAACACCAAGGTGACCGTGGAAGCCCTGTTGCGTGGCATGATCGTGCAATCTGGTAATGATGCTGCTGTAGCGCTGGCTGAACATGTGGCTGGTAGCGAAGAAGTGTTTGCCCAGATGATGAATCAATATGCTCAGAAATTGGGAATGGTCAACACCAATTACCAGAATGCTACAGGTTTGCCTGGACCAGAGCATTACACCACGGCACATGATATTGCGATCCTTTCAGCAGCTTTAATCCGAGATTTTCCGGAACATTACAAATGGTATGCCGAAAAGGAATATACCTACAACGATATCACTCAGCATAATCGTAATAAATTGCTATGGCGTGATAATACGGTTGATGGATTGAAAACAGGTCACACCGAAGAGGCAGGATACTGCTTATCTGCTTCGGCCAAACGTGATGGTATGCGCTTGATTGCAGTAGTTTTAGGCACAGCAAGTGAAAATGCACGAGCCCAGGAAATCCAGAAAATGTTTAATTTTGGTTTCCGTTTCTTTGAAACGCATCAGCTTTACGCGGCAGATGAGGCGATTACCCAAACCAAAGTCTGGAAGGGGCAAACTGATCAGCTGAACCTGGGCCTGGCGCAGCCATTGTCTATTACGGTTCCTCGTGGGCGTTATAAAGACTTGCAGGCATCCACTAATATCCAACAGCCTGTTGTCGCTCCAGTTGCCAAAGGCACTGAGCTGGGAGAGGTGGAAATCCGCTTGGGCGATGAAGTGGTTGCCACTCGTATGCTGGTTGCTGTGGATGAGGTTGAAAAAGGCAGCTGGTGGAGACGAATCCTCGACAGTTTGTTAATGATTATCTGGGGTTAA
- a CDS encoding septal ring lytic transglycosylase RlpA family protein, translated as MKRRVVKYLTLSVMLTGLWSCGTVTEQQDSAPKAKPDVSKIPDAVPRDEPRSKYGNPASYEVFGRRYYTLTSSENYLERGKASWYGTKFHGRRTSSGEPYDMYAMTAAHKTLPLPSYAEVTNLENGRKVVVKINDRGPFHDDRLIDLSYSAATKLGIIDKGTGLVEVRAISSKNVVASTAAKNVVIADVTPKADTTVPAPTSTIGKVALFLQIGAFSTLSRAEQIKQQVQQQIQERVHISSVERAQTPLYRVRIGPLESVEYGDRIANQLMGLGFSDTRLIKE; from the coding sequence ATGAAACGGCGTGTAGTTAAGTATTTGACGTTATCGGTAATGCTGACGGGGCTTTGGTCCTGTGGAACAGTGACTGAACAACAGGATTCTGCACCAAAAGCAAAACCGGATGTTTCGAAAATCCCGGATGCAGTCCCACGTGATGAACCACGAAGTAAATATGGAAATCCCGCTTCGTATGAAGTGTTCGGCAGAAGATATTACACCCTTACCAGTAGTGAAAATTATTTAGAGCGTGGCAAGGCATCCTGGTACGGTACAAAGTTTCATGGCAGACGCACTTCCAGTGGTGAGCCGTACGATATGTATGCGATGACGGCTGCTCATAAAACGTTGCCTTTACCCAGTTATGCTGAAGTCACCAATTTGGAGAATGGACGAAAGGTGGTGGTAAAAATTAATGATCGTGGACCGTTTCATGATGATCGACTGATAGATTTATCCTATAGCGCCGCAACCAAACTGGGAATTATAGATAAAGGCACCGGCCTGGTAGAAGTACGGGCAATCAGCAGCAAAAATGTCGTCGCCTCGACTGCCGCGAAAAACGTCGTAATCGCTGATGTAACACCCAAAGCTGATACTACTGTGCCAGCCCCCACTTCAACAATTGGGAAAGTCGCACTGTTTCTGCAAATAGGCGCATTCAGCACATTAAGCAGGGCAGAACAGATAAAGCAACAAGTTCAACAACAGATTCAAGAGCGGGTTCATATTTCATCTGTTGAACGTGCTCAAACTCCCTTATACCGGGTTCGGATTGGCCCACTTGAAAGTGTTGAGTATGGCGATAGAATCGCTAATCAACTAATGGGATTAGGTTTTTCTGATACCCGACTTATCAAGGAATAA
- the mltB gene encoding lytic murein transglycosylase B, producing MKKYITIMLSSLIVMPAFANSELPELDTFIDEMVTEHAFDRAELKALFAQVEVKDSILKAISRPAEKSKPWYEYREIFLDQARINAGVAYWKKHADTLERAEKELGVPAEIILAILGVETRFGGNMGSFRVIDALSTLAFRYPPRSPFFRSELKNFLILTREEEMSQLEPVGSYAGAMGLGQFMPSSFREYAVDFDNDGHRDIWNNPTDAIGSIANYLRRHGWQPDQSIVHRTEYAGNDLPEDLIDRGLKPTVTREELRKSGLSTDQLPVGEDAITVFSLTQPDGEELWLGRQNFYAITRYNHSRMYAMAVIQLSEAIRDGYESVK from the coding sequence GTGAAAAAGTACATTACCATTATGTTGTCAAGCTTGATAGTGATGCCAGCCTTTGCCAATTCAGAACTACCTGAACTGGATACTTTTATTGATGAAATGGTTACGGAGCATGCGTTTGACAGGGCAGAACTGAAAGCACTGTTTGCTCAGGTTGAAGTCAAAGACAGCATCCTCAAAGCGATTTCGAGGCCGGCTGAGAAAAGTAAACCCTGGTATGAATATCGCGAGATATTTCTCGATCAGGCCCGCATTAATGCGGGTGTAGCTTATTGGAAAAAACATGCCGATACGTTAGAAAGAGCTGAAAAAGAGTTGGGTGTACCTGCTGAAATAATTCTGGCTATTCTTGGCGTAGAAACCCGTTTTGGTGGAAATATGGGGAGCTTCCGAGTAATCGATGCCTTATCAACCCTGGCCTTTCGTTATCCTCCTCGCAGCCCTTTTTTCCGCTCGGAGTTGAAAAACTTTCTGATACTGACTCGTGAAGAAGAGATGTCTCAGTTGGAACCCGTCGGATCTTATGCTGGAGCAATGGGACTGGGACAGTTTATGCCAAGCAGTTTTCGCGAATATGCTGTTGATTTTGACAATGATGGTCACCGTGACATCTGGAATAATCCAACAGATGCTATCGGCAGTATTGCTAATTATCTACGTCGCCACGGCTGGCAGCCAGACCAAAGTATTGTGCATAGGACAGAATATGCAGGTAATGACCTGCCAGAGGATTTGATTGATCGCGGATTGAAGCCTACCGTGACCCGTGAAGAACTAAGGAAATCCGGATTGTCCACTGATCAATTACCGGTAGGTGAAGATGCGATTACCGTTTTCAGCCTGACCCAGCCCGATGGTGAAGAGCTTTGGTTAGGTCGGCAGAATTTTTATGCGATAACCCGTTACAATCACAGCCGTATGTATGCCATGGCTGTTATCCAACTGTCAGAAGCGATTCGTGATGGTTATGAGTCTGTAAAATGA